The Nymphaea colorata isolate Beijing-Zhang1983 chromosome 5, ASM883128v2, whole genome shotgun sequence DNA segment AAATGTGGCAGAAATGTTGGTTGCAGTTGGAGATGGAGAGAGACAAGCAGTGGAGATGAAGAATTACTGAGAGGTAAACGGTTGGAAGTTGAAAACTGTAATTTTCCAAGTTGGAGGTTGTTCGGTTAATGGAAATTAACCAACTGCGACCAAACTGGATATTCTTAGCTATCCTTCCAATAGCATGCACGCCTACATTATATCAGCAGCCTCGTTtcatctttgttttgttttaattttatttctcttcAGTTTGCCAAGTTTTCACCCTCGCCTTTTGTCAACAACAACTGATTAAAAACGGTCAAATTTGGTCAAAGGGAAGGTAGTCTTGCCCCCAGTAAAGAGTTAATACATATTTTAGTGTATggcaccatatatatatatatacatctatatatatatatatagttaatgcTGGCCCTATCTATTGAGAGTCACCCAATTCACTCATGAGAATTGTCTGATCTGATCTACCCAATTCACTCATGAGAATTGTCTGATCTGATCTATTATGAtaaataattgaaagaaaaacaagaaaaaaaatatgaactaatattagatCATGAAAATATCCATCAACTTTTTCTCCGTAATTTTATCTCAACTCTCAACCTTAACCTAACCTTACAAATAAGGGGCTCAAGAATAAGTTGATGAAAAACATATGTTAAGTTaaccattttttgaatttaatcacatttttataataagtaaaatttaatagctcatataacatcaaaatttggatgGTGTAGAAATTCTCATGTTACgtaaaaacaacttaaactaGAGTACGTTCTATATCAAATTAGCTTTTATAAATGGTAGAatgtttgtattttgtttaaaGTATTCTTTTAGCAAAAGCTTAAAGGTTCtggtatatatacatatatatagtcaatGTTATTGTGTGCTAGATAGTTGGAGAATGACTAAAATTTAGAAGTTCGTTATTAAAACGATCATCAAATTTTGTGGTTAGTACTAATTTAATGATTATTCTTTAATAACAAACTTTTAAACTTTGATCATCCAAACATCCAGTACATAGCAGCATTGAATTCCTCGATATTAACTACATTGAACTAAAAATCAAGCCTTGAAGCATTGTCAACGtgtatgtttttcctttttctcgtAGGAATAAAGAATTATATTCCTGGAAGATTTTTGTCGTCGATATCCAATAAGTGGTTGACTGTATGAAAACGACAGTTGCAACACGAAGTGCTCACATATATCCGCTATTAAAGGATAAAGCATGATCGCTGTTAATCAACAAATGAAGCCGACAACCGATTAACTTGAGGTTCCAAGGATCGTGGTGAATTGAATTATGGAAGCTTAGATATATCAAAATGTGGGAAGGAAAATATGATGAATagaaaacttgaaaacaaaacgCCCGATCTTTATCTGAAGATCTAACCTGCAACAACcggagagaaaaaaattaatatttcacATTATTTACTGACATAcaaatgttccaaaaaaaatcgACTAATTTATAAGGTATGCAGCAAGCTCATGGCTAAGTTATCAATGTTTAGAATATTCAGAAAACTTGTGACTTGGCCACTTGTTTTTCACCGTTGGGTATTGAGTCTTAGTGGccgagctagaaatttttggttgaaagatactgaataaataaataaacaactatTTTGGTGAAccaatatacataaataaatagattttTTAGGGTCGTTGCAACATGAAGTGCTCACATATATCCGCTATAAACGAGTAATTGAACTCAAGTCTAAATTtatgctcgaaatgttaaatgagtagAAGTCAGACTTGTTTAAAGTCTGCTCGACTATATAAAATGTCATGAACGAGAGATTTTCTATTGCTAAGTTTCTCTTTAGGGGATACTTGGATGCAGAATATGTGCTTTGGATTTTCTGCTAAATAGTCGTTTATAGTTGAATTAGCTAAAAGAAAccagttaaacgagttaaaagaaaatgagatatGTTAACAGAAATGAGCTAAACGAGTTAAgtaagtcaagctcaagcttgacgcTGTatcatcgagtcgagcttgagccgatTCTATGAATCTCGACTAAAGTTTGAACTCATAGGCAGCACAAGTTCATATCCTAGCCTTCTTCTAGATTTTAGAGTATCAAATTGGGTCACGAACGGATGAGCCAGATTTGGACTGGTCAAGCGTCAAGTGATAACTTCAACATTATCATCCAAATCCCAAATCCTATACATGAGCAATTTTGGCCTTTTATTTTCATGGAAACGCTTAATTTTATGCTACCTCAGTACACATTCATTTTCAACCGATCGCATGGATTTCTCTCGTTCAAACCTGAATCTAATTAACTGCGAACCAATTCAATTAGATTCATTTCACTTGCATCTTGGCAATTTCTAGGTCGGCATttcaaccaaatgaaaaataaagggGGTTTGGGTTTTCGGAACCGAACAAATTTATTGACATGgcagtttttaaatatttttttttcaaataatatattataaagTCATTAAAATGtgtaaattaaataaatatgaagACTAATTATGAACCGTCCAATCAATTTAATCGATTATTAGAAAAGTATCGTGTagaattattttttcataaaaatgggGTGTGAACCAACAAAACCTAAGTTCATTGAGTCACTAAATAAATCAATCTACACAATCTTaatatttacataaaaaatttatgtaagGACACCCTTTATCTGAGACAACTTCTCTACGTGGAAAGGCCGAACCATCATGAGTTCCCTTTTTCGGCGCTTTCCTCACACATAAAGGGGAACTCAGACAAATTATCCGTAAAAACTCACGTATTTGAAGGGGAGAATGTATGTCACAAACATTCTTAAGGAAAAGAATGTTCCATGCACCAAACACGCCCTTATAAGGATCCCCAAAGTGATACTTTCGAGCGGAAGAATATTAAGTGTTACATGCCTACGATAAATATCAACTTCATAATAATATAAAAGTTGTATTTTATGTATGCTTATGGGTAATCTCGTGACTACTCAAACATCCATCACATGGACATGACGCCGAAACAGTAATTTCTTGCTATGTAGATCAGCTGTACGGTTTGTTCAATTTAACGCTCACATCTCAACAAGCAAACCAGGGATAAGCAGGAGTTCCACTTAAACAGAATTTAATAAGATAcactttattcatttttttccaaatatttaaCTATAAATAACAAAAGCGTGCTCATGTTTGAATGTTTAGATGCTTTAAGTAAAGACAAATGTGAACTTTTCAAACCTGAGCATTGATAATATCACTAAAATAGCTGTGCCTGTCTGTCAACCTTTCCCCGAAACTGAAGCTGTAGAGTCCAGTTGTACATGGTCTGGTTGAAATGCCAAAACCTGTAGAATCTACACATGGTTCCTACCAATCAAGCTGAATGAAGTTTGTCAGCATCAGTCCCAATCAACTTACACCACTATGTCAGGTCATGGCAACGATGTTCGATTGCGCCCCACGCAAGCCCCTGATTGACGTCCTGTCCCCTCACATACTAACCTGGCTGGCTCACTTTATGCCTGTTCATCAACATTGTTCTTGTTCAGTATAATCATGAGGAGGTGGAGGAACTGACGCACTAAGTAATAGAAGCATCAGAAGACATGGATGATGGGTCGTTAGGAATGCAACGGCATTTACAAGTTCAGCTACCTAAGTTTGCTTCTGTCCTGACATGCCTCCATGCTGCCCTAATAACGTCATCGTCTACAAATGGCCGCAGATCCCACATGAAACAGTAGCTTCCCAGTGCCTCCGAGGGTGTAGCAAGATTCAATGATGAAACTATCTTCTCCTGAGCACCATCATTGTCACAACCACATCAATGGTTTAcatttttcagttctttttCCATTCAAGTGCTACCACAAGAACTCTAGGTTACCTGCATTACATAATCATCCTCCAACATGCCATACACAGCCTGCATCATCATGGCACATTCTGAAACACTGGTATTCTGATGATATTGATTAATGTTTTCTGGTTCCTTCAATATGAGTACAGATcaagttatagaaaaaaaaaagaaggtcatTTAAGGCAACATATGTTAAGAAAAGAATGTTAAGAGATTGTTTCGCTGTGCTATATACAGAAATGAAAACTTAGAGCATATGTGCAACAAAAAGAACAAGGAATTCTAGGAAAAAGCCAATATGGACAGAATATAGAACACAATCTTTAAAAAACAGTACAAGTAAACTGAGTGAGTGATGCAAGATGGAAGCATAATCAAATCATGTAATGGATCTAATTAGATTTTTGGTACTTGTTAAATCGATCCAGATCCgaaatccatccctttctctataaaAAGGGACGTGGGTCATTTTGTAAGGGGTGAATCAGTTTGAATGAAATGAAGTATTTTCTTATTCTCCGTCGTCTAttctttttgttccttgttcgtttgcttgagttttagttagttttagtttagctttagtttagttttgagtgcagttggattaagattCTTCAATCTTGATTCTTCTTGCATCAAATTGGTATCAAAGCGAGGCTTTGTCCCTGCCCTGTCGTGCCATGGAAGTGGTAAATCAAGAAGACGTACAGCTGGCTTTGGCaaaacatggatttgagattgCCCACATCAGGCGAGACCTTGCTGATGCAACCAGGAGAACGGACGAGATCAGAGGAATCCTCTGCTCGTTTCTACAGTACTCACAAAATAACTCACAAGGCTGCCAGGCATTTCCAGCTGCCAACGTTGTTCTTCCAGCTGCAAACAATGTTCCCAACTTCTGCGCAATGGGAGGTGAACAGTCACGGAACCACCTTGCGAGATATATTGAGATTTTGGGGGGAACTACGTTTGGTGGGTGTTCTAACAGAGCTCCATAGCTGGCCGGCGAGCCATACCCGACATCAAGACCTCCCGCCGGAGTTCCCCTGCATTCGTCTGGAGAGTCTTCCTTCCATCATCAAGGGGAAACGACAGCCCTACCCACCGGTCAGCAAGCGATGATGCTCTGTCCGGCGAAGGGAGCGACGGCCGGTGGTGGTGCAAGGAACACCGCCAGCACCCACGAAGTCCTTTTTGCTCATTCTGCAACTGGTGGGCTAAATCCAGAGGCGGAAGTTCAGACCGTCGTTGGTCTGTCCACCGACGAGCAAGCGATGGCGCTGTGTCCGATGAAGGGAGCGACGGCCGGTGGTGGTGAAGGGAATGCCGCCAACGTCCACGAAGTCCTTTTTGCTCAGTCTGCAACTGGTGGGCTAAATCCAGAGGAGCCACCAACTATTTGACCGCCGCCCGTTGGCTTGCCGCCCGCCAGAGAAGGTGGACTGAGGGGCGGACGCCCGCCACCGCCGTCTACCCACCATCATCACGAGTGGGAGGCGGTGGGCGCCCCTCCCTTCGCCGGTTGTTTCCCCTTTCTGCGTCAGGCGGAAAAGGGGAATCCCAACCCTCTCGCGAGAGAGATCGAGAGGCCCGACGATTCGGGCTGGTCTCTTTTGAGACCGGTTCGAACCGACTCGGGCCATGGAACCAATTCAAACTCGTATGGCCCGATCCATGGTGATTTGGGTTTGAATCCAGGTCCAAACTGCTTAGGTGTCCCTTTCCAACCCGGGTTGAGTTCCGGACTGTCTCATAACCAGACCCAAGTCTATAGTTCGGGCCAGTGCTCGAAACCCATTCGAACAGAATCAGATTTCAGACCCGGTTCGAACCTGTATGGCTCAGTCTCCTGGTTCAAGAGCTTGGATCCGGACCCACTCTCACTTCTCCCACTTTCCTTAATTGGATCCGGTGTGGGGTCGCTCCAAAACCCAGTCCAAGCTCGTGTTCCTTCTCTAAAGCCGTCACCTTGATCATCATAAGAAGATAGTGAGTAGACCACCACCTTAGCATATGTAGGCGAACGGTGGGACCTTTTGTTCAGCAGATCCAAATCTTGTCCAAACTCTCTAAGGTGAAGAATCAttttaacaaaatgaaagatttaagcTCGTCGAGGGCGACTTTTCTCCAACTAGGGGAGTCTGATGCAAGATGGAAGCATAATCAAATCATGTAATGGATCTAATTAGATTTTTGGTACTTGttaaatggatccagatccgaaatccatccctttctctatataaagggagTGGGTCATTTTGTAAGGGGTGAATCAATTTGAATGAAATGAAGTATTTTCTTATTCTCCTTCGTCTAttctttttgttccttgttcatttgcttgagttttagttagttttagtttagCCTTAGTTTAGTTTTGAGtgcagttggattaagattCTTCAATCTTGATTCTTCTTGCATCAGTGAGTTACAACTGATTATTTGTCCACATTCCCTCTTCAgatgaaaactgaaaaagataATCCAGTAGTTTCTTTCCAATAAGCAGCAGTAATTTGACCAGTTCCCAGTAGTTTTACTTGCATCCGATTCCCAGTTCAGGTTGTTTTGGGCATCATATAACTCGGTTgtagtttgaactttgaacaatTATTTAAAGACTATCATTTTTCTTCATAATGTTTCCAATGTAAAAGATCATGTCCACGACCATAAGGTAGATCACTAGATTGTAGATAAAATGagtgaaaaatgttaaaaacgaaagtatcataaaattaaacCCAAAAATGAAACTGGTTGAATGCACTTTATacacgcacatatatatatatatatatagagagagagagagagctttcaATGACGATAGCAGACCTATAGTCACTCGTGCTCCAAGCAAAGATCAAAAAGTAGCATAAACCCAATGCAAAGAAATGACCCAAACTTATACGATTCATGAATGCAGTGATGTTGAAGGAACTAGTCAATGGTGTCGAGAAAAATTGAAAGTAACAAATCCATGGTAAGCgtgcaaacaaaataaagtgtGCAGCAGTAAGGCAGCGAGGAATAATGAAGTATACATCATCAACACCAAAACCAGTCACAAGTTAGGTCAAGAATCTGCTCTGCAGCATAGCATGTGAAAAGGCATGGTTGTGGCCATTTACATATTTATCCAAATTGAAGACAGATGCTTTAAAGAAACCAACTATTAAGTGAACTCAGTAATGTTTTTGTTCACCAGAGTAATTGTAGTTCATATTTTATCCACTATCCAATTGTGCCTTTGGGTGTCACAATCAAATTGCAGTAGCTTTCTATATGTAAAAATTACAACATAACCTTATAGAAGTTGGATATCTTAAAACATTGACCATTTTGCAAAGCTAGCAGAGTTGTAAACATAATTCCAAGCAATATATGGCTTATCTTCCATGGATGCAGTACTTAGGCCCCTTGTCAAAGTGATGCACCTGTGGCTTGGGTGTGCCAGTAgcaaaaaggaggaggaggaggaagaagagcaggagaaagatgaagaagaagacgaagaagaggaggaggagggagaaggaCATACTCACTGTCAGATGTAGTGGTGGCAGGGAGACTGGTGGTAGCCATCACAGCAAAAGACAGCgagtttcattttttctatttttacttttaaaccTTCATTTAGTAGAATTTACAATAACTTCCtactacacacacatatagatacATGTTTATAAGAGTATCATCATCCCTCATGGTTGCTAATTTCAGTGTCTTCGACCTTCCATTTCCTTTATTAATTGTTTCACCAATTCAAAATGTGTCTGAAAACTActggagaagtaaaaaaaacaaaataaatgctTTCCCCTTGTATTATTGAAACAACAAAACCACACATCTGTTCAATCTTTTCTGAAAGAAACCACACTACACAGTTGGACATACAAAGAAGGTATCATCATGATCTTTCAGCCAACCTGACTGATGCAATACTAAATTTTCACAACAAGCATGTAACAGCATCACATTTACCTCCTCCGCCCTAATTAATGGATAAACCAAACCGTCATCCTGGAGCTCATCCATATAATGTGATAATTTCTCGATTTCCTCCTTAACTAATACAAGCACATTCTCCATGAGACATCCAAGTTCATCAAGAAGAGCCTTTGCTGAATGtaagaaaaataacaattttaGAGATAAAAGTAAGAGAGCTAAACAAAAGCAACATATACATAAAAATCGCATATTAATCAAACAGCATGAGAGGCTGCATCATTACATCCATTCTAATCCcccttccatctctctctctctctctctctcgaacATATTAATCAAACGGCATATCGATATGGAAGATCCAACCCTGCCCTGTATCCAACTCCTGTTTTAGACACAAAGACTACAAATAGGACAACCAGTAGTATGGGGGGTGGGGATATAAACCACTGAAGATTCTTAAAGTATTGATCTTGTCTTTCAGAAATATGGTGTGTTAAGGCTTTGACGTAGCCCATACAGCCATACAAATACCAAACTAATTAGGTTCAGGATTGGTAAAAAGGACGTTGAATTAATGTTCAGAGAAAACTTGTaagatttaaattattttatgcAGTGAAATATggtttacaaaattttataccAGATCCAGGTTAGACCCGAGTCTCACATAAGAACTGGAAATTTTAAGTACAAGAACACTGTAGTATTATTTTCTTGGCCATGGACTACTCTGGTCCATGAAACCTTTACAGAAGCTCAGCATGATCCCTTCCACAAGGGACCTGGTAAGGCCCAAAGTTCATTATAAGGTACCTCAAAAGATGGACCCATGTCTCAACCCACCTGTTACATGGTCACAACATAGCATGCCAATGCAGAGATTAGAGAGCCTAGGTAAAGTGATATTTAACTTCATGACTCAGTTCCTCGACACCACCAGCAAAAGTGAACTGACCTCAGTTCACCACAAAGTGGAAAAGATCAttcagaaaaagtaaaaagatctGAGAGCTTACCCTTCACTATATGTTTGTGGATTCCTTGCTGGCACATGTTCACTTTACATATTCACACAAGAtgatcccaaaaaaaaaaaatcaagtcaaCAATCTCAGTAAGTACAAAGTGCAggtataaaattaaaaaaaaaaaaatcaacaaaaagtaaaaaatcaaaGGCTCACTTAGGCTCTCAAGCTTGGCCAATTGACTAGGCTAGCTGGTTGTAGTCCAATTGCCATTTAAAAATGCCTAGAACTTCACCTAGGATGCTTAGGCTCACTTAGGTGCTCAATAGCCTAGGTTTTTAGTTGACAAcctaaatatttattttttcctctcattcttttgttcttattttgagacaaattttttcttcttctggtttttgcagtttttaactattttgttattgcatgtgattttgcatCAAAAGTGTGTGTCTATGCATTCATGTGTTGAAAGTGTGTCTATGCATTCACATGTGTCCATGTGCACTTATGATTATAGTTACAGACCTACAATTCATATTTAAGTATCCAACTTGCATATATGTATTATCTCCttaacattttttcttgtttattagaaTTATAATTGGGACAATTTTACAGCAAGCAATGTTAACACGAACAATCATTACATTGAGGatttatgttttctcttttctccagTTTTAGGCTTTATTTTGGGATTTTagttttagaaattagaattagGGATTTAGCAGTAAGCATTGACATTTATTTGTAAGCTTTTTTGCACTATATAACTTGTAAGCATtagttgttcaacttcattaaatttgatcttttaaacttttatttatgCCTGTCATCATGTTGTGAAATGTTTAATGTGTTTGTCCTATCGTGCAtctaattgttttattattgccACGTGATAGTTATAAGTTCTTCATTGAGAACCTCTTCAGCTTTCTTATTAGTTTTAATAATTAGTATTGTATTTAATGCACCTAGTCTTGCCTAGACTCTAGGCTCATTTAACCGCCAAGACTGCACTTGATGCTTTTAATGACAGTCCATATATATGATTCATTGCAATTGTGTGCATATATAGTTGAATCATTTTTTACTATTCCAACAATCTTTATGTGACTGCACATAACTGTGCATGTGTATATAAATGTGACTATATCTAGCAAAATTTAGTGTTGTATTTTATTAGTTTCTACATTCCCTTTTGTACTGCATAAAGCCTTAAAGCGCCTAATCTAGCATAGGTGCACTTAAGCCCTAAGCTGTATTCATTGCCTAGGCTCCACGTAACGCTTTTAATAACATAATGAAGCAGCAAACTGGTGCCAAACAGAAGGCTTTCTCACTTCAACCACAAACAGAATCTGGGGTATAAAGCCCTTATTATTAACAACGAAATGATACGTAAGAGTCTAAGACATTCTTATAATTATAAATTCTGGAATGACTAGCAGCCCTAgttgcaggaaaaaaaaaatacagacaAGACATTTCAAGTTAAATGAAGTGAGATATGTCATCAGATGAAAAGCATTGTAATGGACACTATCCATAGCTACTGAAGGGGAAAAGGCCAACAGCATTGGCCACATTCTGGCTGGTCTCAACCTGGTAAAATTTTTAGGCCTCATTTGTTTCCGATGGTCAACCTAGACCATTTGCCAATAAGCCTGTGTTTTCTCCATTTGACTGAAAGTGTTCACAAACACCAGGCATCTGTTTACTGCTCTCctattttatctttcttttttccaggACATGTCTGTCATCTTTCTAAGGTAGGCTACATATTCTTCCTTAGTGCTTCCATATCATGTTAACCTATCCAGTTGAGCCCTTGTGCTGAGTTGATAGAACTTATTTCATGCTGCGAGAATGCAACTGACTTGCCATGAAATAAACACAAGACTTACCATTCTGACCATCTTTGTTACATCAAACAGAGCACCATGTCTCATTTTCTCACACCATGGGACAAACAACCTTTGACATGTTTGACATCAAGCATGAATCATGGCACTGCCCATTTTCatggattatttttttttccaataagacatttttctttaatatgccTGAAAAAATGGACCACTGAGTTGCCAGATCACCAAGAACTGCACACTGTCCTTCACAATTCAGTTCTCTCTGCTTGGTGACATTCACAAGTATGTCCTACCAGATGAGTAGAGCCCCCTTGGGTGAAGATTGGCAGCTTAACTAATATATGATGATGGATTCACTATTTTTCTGCAGAATGGTTGCAGAATGCTTTATAATGTGGATGTACTTGAACACAATTGAGATAAAAGTAGATCAAGAATAAAATGTCATTTCATACACTTGTTTATGTTGTCTATGTCTGTGTGTTGATGCCTGCATCCTGCTTCAATGTATGACCTCATCCATCCACTATTATTTGCTTCCATAATCTCTTTGATGACAGTAGTCTTCATCTGTAAGGGAGGCCGCCGAAATAACTCTGTTATAATAGTAACATTATATTCAATAATGATAATAGATGAGGACAGGTGTGCAGGTTCCAGAATTACCCCTGAACATGAAACGGCAGTAACACATGAAAAACTATGGACGCCAATAGAAAATGCCTGACTAATAAAGAGAAGCTATACAGATACTGGAGGGACTTGGCATGCTAGGAGTGGGAGTCAAACCATTCTCATACTTCTGTAGGCCCGTTTCAACTTGGAGATTCTTTGGCACCCATAAAGCCAAAGCAGATCCATCACAAATAAGCTTGGCCAAAGCTCAGGTACCCAAATTTGACAAGGGAGGATGCCTTAAATTTTTAGTGCCTAGAAGACTACAAATTTAGTCATAAGTGCATTTGAATATGAGGAAAGATATAACGAGAAGAATAGTAAACCAGACCGAGGGGACCACATGGTGCAAGAGTATATTGACATCACATAATAGTATATTgatatcttttcttttgctaccaaaaattaatttatacGGACTTAGGGGGTTAGACCTTAAACTTGGAGGTTAAGAATTATTGACCAAGGGCATAATGTGCATAATCTGGTAAGGGCTGCCTTGGTAAATCTGCCAGTCATCATAGAAAAGAACAGTACTAGGTACTAGATGTATTCTTGTAACTTCCAGACACATCCAGGATCTTTAAAATATAAACTACAAAGTGCCATCAAAGATGTgcaaaatacataaaaatgaacATATACTTTTAAAAAGTGTTGTTTCTGTTGCTTCTAAAATAGTGGGAAATATAATTCATAATTGGGTAAAGAGAAGGTATTGACCTTTTTCAAAAAGCAATGACATCATCCACAAGGATGCAGCATGAAAACGATTTCAACATGCAATCTAATAAACATGAATCTAGTGGATGTAACTCACTAACATTCATAAAAGATATTTAAAGGCTTAAAACGTTACT contains these protein-coding regions:
- the LOC116254152 gene encoding uncharacterized protein LOC116254152 isoform X1, which codes for MSGDGYKAQSISGMDCEDYKVLIGFSEKGYNIFLDFMTRVAEFEELVTIGGRFLSTYKLELELFRRPPLQMKTTVIKEIMEANNSGWMRSYIEAGCRHQHTDIDNINKLNMCQQGIHKHIVKAKALLDELGCLMENVLVLVKEEIEKLSHYMDELQDDGLVYPLIRAEEEPENINQYHQNTSVSECAMMMQAVYGMLEDDYVMQEKIVSSLNLATPSEALGSYCFMWDLRPFVDDDVIRAAWRHVRTEANLGIK
- the LOC116254152 gene encoding uncharacterized protein LOC116254152 isoform X3, encoding MSGDGYKAQSISGMDCEDYKVLIGFSEKGYNIFLDFMTRVAEFEELVTIGGRFLSTYKLELELFRRPPLQMKTTVIKEIMEANNSGWMRSYIEAGCRHQHTDIDNINKSKALLDELGCLMENVLVLVKEEIEKLSHYMDELQDDGLVYPLIRAEEEPENINQYHQNTSVSECAMMMQAVYGMLEDDYVMQEKIVSSLNLATPSEALGSYCFMWDLRPFVDDDVIRAAWRHVRTEANLGIK
- the LOC116254152 gene encoding uncharacterized protein LOC116254152 isoform X2, with the protein product MSGDGYKAQSGMDCEDYKVLIGFSEKGYNIFLDFMTRVAEFEELVTIGGRFLSTYKLELELFRRPPLQMKTTVIKEIMEANNSGWMRSYIEAGCRHQHTDIDNINKLNMCQQGIHKHIVKAKALLDELGCLMENVLVLVKEEIEKLSHYMDELQDDGLVYPLIRAEEEPENINQYHQNTSVSECAMMMQAVYGMLEDDYVMQEKIVSSLNLATPSEALGSYCFMWDLRPFVDDDVIRAAWRHVRTEANLGIK
- the LOC116254152 gene encoding uncharacterized protein LOC116254152 isoform X4, whose amino-acid sequence is MSGDGYKAQRVAEFEELVTIGGRFLSTYKLELELFRRPPLQMKTTVIKEIMEANNSGWMRSYIEAGCRHQHTDIDNINKLNMCQQGIHKHIVKAKALLDELGCLMENVLVLVKEEIEKLSHYMDELQDDGLVYPLIRAEEEPENINQYHQNTSVSECAMMMQAVYGMLEDDYVMQEKIVSSLNLATPSEALGSYCFMWDLRPFVDDDVIRAAWRHVRTEANLGIK